Genomic DNA from Desulfonema ishimotonii:
GCGCAAGAAGATGGAGAGCTACCTGAGCCGGTCCGACCGGCTGGTCTCCCTGGGGACGCTGGCGGCAGGGGTGGCCCACGAGATCCGCAACCCTCTGACCGGCATCAGCCTGATGCTGGACGATCTCCACGACCGGATGACCCACAGTCAGGGAGACCAGCGGCTGATGCAAAGGGCCCTGGAGGAGATTGAGAAACTTGAAAACATCATCACGGAACTGCTTGATTTCGCGGCCAAACCGTCCGCAAATTGTGTAATGACGGATCTGAAAACCGTTATTGAGAACACCCTCTTTCTGGTCAAAAAACAGTGCAAGCGCCAGAATGTGCTGCTCTTTCAGGAGATACCCGAACCGCTGCCCCGGATCCGCATGGACCCGGAGAAGATGAAACAGGCCCTGCTCAACATCATGCTGAACGCCCTGAATGTGATGCCCGACGGCGGGGAGCTTCATGTGATCGTCATAATCGAGGACAACCTGGAGATGTTCACCGGCAGACAGGGCATTGAGATTCGTATCTGCGACACCGGACCGGGGGTAAACCCGGAGGACATGGACTACATTTTCGACCCCTTTTTCACCCGGACGCCCAAAGGCTCAGGCCTGGGCCTTTCCATTACCCACACGATTATCGAAGAGCAGCGGGGAAAGATTGTGGTGGACAGCAAGCTGGGCCGGGGGGCGTGTTTTAAAATTTTCTTTCCCATAAAGAATGGCGAGGATGAAGATGGAAAAGATTCTGGTTGTTGACGACGAATCGATTATCCGGGAAAATCTGGAACGGATTTTTATCGAAGAGCGCTATGCCGTTGACTCCGTGGCCACGGGCAGGGAGGCGCTGGCGGTTCTGGAGGGCGATGACGCGGATGTGCTGCTGCTGGATCTGAACCTGCCGGACACAAACGGCCTGGAAGTGCTTCAGCGGGCCAAGGAGCTGGACCCGGAGCTGATGGTGATTATCATCACCGGCTATGCGTCGGTGGACTCTGCTGTCAAAGCCCTGAAACTGGGCGCTTACGATTATATAAAAAAGCCGTTCAAAGCCGATGTCATCAAGCTGATCGTCCGGCTGGCCTTTGAGGCCCAGCGTCTCAAAAAAAAGGTGGGCAACCTGGAGCGGCAGATCCGGAAGATCCCGTCCCAGCCCCATATTATCGCCGAAAGCGATCAGATGCGTCATATTCTGACGCAGGTGACAGAGGTTGCCCGCCATGACGGGGCCACCGTCCTCATCACCGGTGAGAGCGGCACGGGAAAACAGGTGGTGGCCCAGTCGGTCCACCAGCTCAGCCCCCGGCAAAAAAAACCGTTTCTCGAAATCAACTGCGCGGCCCTGCCGGACAATCTCCTGGAAAGCGAGCTGTTCGGCTACGAAAAGGGGGCGTTCACAGATGCCCGCCAGCGGAAAAAAGGACTGTTCGAGACGGCAGAGGGGGGGACGGTTTTTCTGGACGAGATCGGTGAGATGCCCCTCAACCTCCAGGCCAAGCTGCTGGGCGTGCTGGAAAACAAGCGGTTTCGGCGGCTGGGGGGGTACAAGGACGTGGAAAGCGATGTGCGCATTGTGGCGGCCACCAATATCGACCCGAAAAAGGCCATTGAGGAGAAACGGTTCCGGGAGGATCTCTATTACCGCCTCAACGTCTTCCCCATCCACATCCCCCCGCTCCGGGAGCGGCCCGATGACGTGCTGGCCCTGGCCCATCTCTTTCTGCTCAAGTATGCGCGGCAGTTCGGCAAATCGTTTAAGGAGATTACCTCCCCTGCCGGAAAATATCTCCGTCAGTATGCCTGGCCGGGCAATGTGCGTGAACTCCGCAATGTTCTGGAGCGCATCTGCATTATGCATAACGAACCCGCGCTCAGGGTCTCCCATCTGCCGCCGGAAATCGTTTCGTTCGAAAACAGCGACGCCTTTATCGAAATTCCCGAAGATGTGCTGGACATCGAGGCAGTAGTGGACGAGGTCACCTGCCAGCTGATTCACCGGGCCATGAAAAAGGCGGACGGCAATACGGCCAGCGCGGCCCGGCTGCTGGGCATCCCCAGGGGCACACTGCGGTATAAACTGAAGAAATATAAGATTGATGCGCGGTAGTATCCGTGACCACTGCGGCGGCGGCAAAACCGCTCGTTTAAAAGACGGCATTTCAGCCACACCCCCTGTTTTACGGACCGTTATCAGATCAAAAAAGTAAAAGCGGTAATTTCCTGTTGAAATATGTAATGAAGTATCATATAGAACATCCTCAGTCAAAGGCAGCGGCCAGGCTAGCTACGATCGTGTAAGGCCTTTGCTCTGTCCGAATTCGAGTGACGGTCATAGAACCGGACAGTACATATGATCGCCCCGGCTGCGGGTTCCGCGGTTAACCCGCGCCGGGTTATCTTTTTTCTCCCCCCTTCTTCTTTCACTGTTTATCCCCGTTCGGCTTTCAGTACCCGACTTTTATCCGACAGACATAACCTGTTCTGCGGGTCAGAACTGACGGTTTCATAAAAAGTCCGCATGATTCATTTTCTGTCATTCCGTTATTTCAAAAAGCCTGTGGATTCCCGAGTTCAGGGGGATAACGGTTCCTCATGAATATCTTCGGTATCATGTAAAACGGATGTAACACTCCTGATGTATTCCAAAAATAACGCATTGGAAGTAAGCGGGCTGAAAGTCGGGTTCTGCGTCTGATTCATCGAAAAAAATAAGACCGCGACCCCGTTTCAGCAAAAAAAACAAACACAGGTCGGCGTCAGTTTTCCGAAATTGGCCGGAAAAAGTATAACTGCCTGCTGATAATCGCATTATAATTCTATAAGTTTCTTGACAAAATCTATTGTATCCCTAATTTTATGAGACAAATGAGACCGGCAAAAATTTTGGCGGTTTATAATTAAAACAGGGATAGGGTTTGGCAGTATAACATGGAGTGATTGCAAAAAAATTCTGCTGAAACGAATTATGAACGAAAAAAACAGACGCAGCATAGTGGTGAGGTAAATATGAAAGAGAAAAAAACTCGGAAAGGTAAAAGCAACATCCGTTTTGTTATCAGAGCATTAATGACCGGAAAATCTCTGCGCTCCAAGGAGATTGCCGAAATGGTATCTGATGCGGCAGGAGAGCCTGTCAAGGTCCAGGATATCGCCAGTATGCTGTCACGGCTCAGTAATGAGGAAAAATGCAATCTGGGATATTTTATCCGGAAAACCCCTCAGGGCAATGCGTTTCTCTACAGCATGGTCGATGAATTTCTGGCCCTGAACGAAGATCAGGCCTATGGACTGACCCTTAAAACCGGCAAAAATTTCTACCCCTTTGACCAGGCCCTGACCGACTTCCCGGATTTGGGAAAATACGTAGAAAATCCGATCAAAAAGCCCCGGCGGAAGGTTAAAAGACGGGCGAAAAAGGCGAAGGCGGTTCAACCGGTGGCTAAAAAAACCGCTGCCCCGGCTGCGGCTGAAATAAAAGTCGCTGCCGGGCCTGAGCCAGAGCCTGCTGTTCCCGCAGAGTCCGATACATTTACGGAGAGTCTGGAAAGAATTTTCAATGCGCTTCTGCAAATTTCCGAGCAGGGCGGGTTGAATATCAATGTGAACGTCTCCGTAAAATTTGAGGGGTTCGGCGAATAGTATATTCCCCCGAAAATTCGTCCCCCTGTCCCGAACCGTTATTCAGCCCCGCAGGGGGAGGGACGAATTTCCAAGTGGATGCCCTGCGATTTCTGCTGTGAAAATACGGGAGCGCGATAGTTCACGGACTTTGGTGAAAATGAATCCGGCCTCTGCTCTGCCGAGTTTTTGAAAAAGAAACCGGTTGCGGGTCAGAGGCCGGAGTGCGGCATTTTTTCCGCTCCCCTTCCCTTTTCAGACACGGTGACGGAGAAGCCAATGGAGTGGACGTGTTTGAGACGCTTCGGATGTAAAAAGATTTTTCTTCTGTCGCTGGCGTTTCTCCTTCTGTTCTGCCCGGCCACGGGCAGCGCTGGGCAGCTCCGCCAGATTCGGACCAACGACCTTGCGGTTTTGTTTGACATCCCGGTGATGAAAAAAGCCGCCTCGGAAGTGGCGAAAATCTACCCCGCTGTCCGGGCAGAGCTGAGTGCCGCCATCGGGTGGGAGCCGGGTTTCTATCCGACGGTATACTTGGTCGGCAGTGCTGAGACATTTCAGCGGATGGCCGGAACCCATCTGATAACGGCCTTTGCAATCCCGAAGAAAAACCTGATTGTCATTGACCACACCCGCATGAATCTCCATCCTATCACCCTCAGCGTTACGCTGAAACACGAACTGTGTCACCTCCTGCTGCACCACCACATCAATACGGTCCGGCTGCCCCGATGGCTGGATGAAGGGGTCGCCCAATGGGTCAGCGACGGCTTTTCAGAACTGACGCTTCCCAAGAAAAAACAGTTCCTGCAGGCCGCTGTGCTGTCCGATGACACCATCCGCCTGAGCAGGCTGAGCGTCCGGTTTCCCGACAGCAGAGACGGATTGCTCCTGGCATATGAGGAGAGCCGGAGCGTTGTCGATTACATCGTCATGACGTTCGGCAGAGACGGGCTTCTGCAAACCCTGAACCTGATGCGGCAGGGATATGAGACGGACGAAGCCATCCGGGAAGCACTTTCCGTATCCCTGACCGACCTGGAACGGCAGTGGCATCTGCATCTGCGGAAAACCGGCACATGGCTACTCTATATCGCCGTCCACATCTATGAAATTCTCTTTTTCATGGCGGCGCTGCTGACGGTTTACGGTTTTTTCAGGCTGACGCTGAAAAAACAGCGGTATCAGGATGATGACGACGATGAGGATGAAAATGATGACCTGTCGCAGGAGGAAATATTGCCCGCCGAAGAATCCCGCTGACGGTTTCTCCCGATACGTACCTCTGCATACATTCCTTGCGCTGAATCTGATCTTTCGAAAATATAACATCAGATAATCTCCGGCAAACACGTAAAAATGCGGAGCGTCAGGGCCGAATTCCCACGCAAACCGTGGGAACGGGAATATCTGCGGTTCAGACATCCGAACGCCGAAACGGCAGCTCTGCCCTGCGTGGCGGATGCGGGCAACGCATAAACCGCACAGGGCGCTGAAAGCCGCCATGTAAGACGGCTCTGACGTCGGACTTATATCGTGGGACGCAGAGCGTCCGGGCCGCATTCCCACGCGGAGCGTGGGAATGCGGCGTATCGTGTACACCGACTGATCGGGAGTTTCCGTATGGACAGATACACCTGCTACAGTGAACTGAGGCGACATGAAAAAGAGGGGTTCGATTATGTGATTCACCTGCGGGAGGGGCGCTCCGGTATTGCCGTCATTGCGGTTCATGGCGGCGGGATCGAGCCGGGCACCTTCGATATCGCCGATGCGGTGGCCGGTGCAGCCCACACCTTCTATGCCTTCAGAGGAATCAAACCCGCCGGGAACGCCCGGCTGCACATGACGAGCAACCAGTTTGACGAGCCGAAAGGCCTCGGCGCGGCCCGGTCTGCCGACACGGTCCTCTCAATCCACGGTCTGGAGAGAGAGGATGAGATTGTCTGTGTCGGCGGGCTGAATGAAAATCTCAAAAGGAAAATAAGCGATTCGCTCATCCGAGCGGGGTTTAATGCCGAAGAAAGCGCGACTCTCGGTTTAAGAGGCATCAGCCCCTCAAATATCTGCAACCGGGGCCGAAGCGGAAAAGGTGTGCAACTGGAGATATCCGCCGGGCTGAGACGCCGGATGTTCAACCATCTGACCAAGCGGTCCGGGCGGCTGAGAACCCGGCTGTTTTATGTTTTTGTAAAGGCATTGCAGGATGCACTGCCATAGCGGTTTGCAGACCCCGCCCGGCGGCGGCTGAACTCTACGATTTGAACAATTCCTCCTGATCCGGGATCACATCCAGGGCCGCCCGGACATGATCACAGAAAATCCCGACAATATCCTGTGACATTCCCATGCCTTTGCGGGTGACACTTACGGAGAAGCCTGCCTTTTCCAGCACGGCCTGCCAGGAATCCTCATCCCCCGTGATATCCTCCTCAAAATGGACCCCGGCCACCAGCATCATCGGCGCCAGCCGGACCTTTTTAAAACCTTCGGCCCGGACCTTTTCAATGACCGATTCAGGAGAGAGATAGTCGCCCTCCACCATTCCCACATGGACGCCCGGTCCGACCGTCTCGGCAAAAATCTGGTTCATGGCCATGTAGCTCGACCATGAGGGATGGTCGGTCCCGTGGCCGACCAGGACCAAGGCCTCGTCGTCTGTCCGCTCATTGCCGTTACAGAGAATGTTGGCAACCCGCTCGTAATCTCCGGGAGCGGCCAGCAGGGGCAGGCCCACGGATGTCCGAATTTCGCCCCCCGCACCTCTTCGATCAGGCGGGAAAACTCGTGCCCGCACATCATGTGCAGGGACTGAACCACGGCCCAGCCGTGGCCTTCCCCTATGAGATCGTTCAGCACCTCGTGGGGATGTCTGAGGTCAATATCCCGCCGGACCTTGATCCAGTCCCGGACCATGCGGGAAGAATAGGCCCAGCGGATATCGGCCTCCGGAAAGCGCTCCCGGAATACCGCGTCCATGAATTTATAGGTTTCCAGGGCCCGTGTGGTGGTGCCGAATGCGGCCATAACAATAGGGGTGTTCATATGTCTTACCTCGCTAAAATGTCAGATTCATACCCGCGACAAACCGGATGCCGTCGTCCGGGTAACCGTGATGGAATTCAAAATCCGCATCAAATAGATTGTAAATATTTATAAAAAGCTCCAAAGGCATTTCTCTGACCGTCAGGGGCTGCACGGCTTTGAGGTCGATGGTCACAAAATCGTCCAGCTTCTGGGACTCGCGGGCCTCGGCCTCGCTGAACCGTTCCGCCTCATAGCGCAGGGTCGTCTCCAGGCGGGTGTCGAGCCGGGGCAGGACGTATTTCAGGGTGGTCTTGAACTTGTGTCCGGGCGTATAGGCAAGTTCTTTCCCGGTCTCCCGGTTTTCAGAATCCTGAAGAATGTAGCTGACATCGGCAGAAAGGCCCATGTCCCACGCATATTTGAAGGCCAGCTCGATACCGTGACGCCATGCCCTGTCCGCATTGACGGGCCGGTAAATCAGGTCGTCCCCCCGCAGGTAGACAATGGGATCGCGGGTATCGGTCCGAAACAGCGTGGCCTGAATGAGCCGGTCTTTTCGGAAGCGGTATTCCGCGCCCAGGTCGTAAGACCATATGTTCTCCTCGTCCAGATCCGGGTTGCCCCGCACCTGATCGTA
This window encodes:
- a CDS encoding poly-gamma-glutamate hydrolase family protein, with product MDRYTCYSELRRHEKEGFDYVIHLREGRSGIAVIAVHGGGIEPGTFDIADAVAGAAHTFYAFRGIKPAGNARLHMTSNQFDEPKGLGAARSADTVLSIHGLEREDEIVCVGGLNENLKRKISDSLIRAGFNAEESATLGLRGISPSNICNRGRSGKGVQLEISAGLRRRMFNHLTKRSGRLRTRLFYVFVKALQDALP
- a CDS encoding peptidase MA family metallohydrolase produces the protein MEWTCLRRFGCKKIFLLSLAFLLLFCPATGSAGQLRQIRTNDLAVLFDIPVMKKAASEVAKIYPAVRAELSAAIGWEPGFYPTVYLVGSAETFQRMAGTHLITAFAIPKKNLIVIDHTRMNLHPITLSVTLKHELCHLLLHHHINTVRLPRWLDEGVAQWVSDGFSELTLPKKKQFLQAAVLSDDTIRLSRLSVRFPDSRDGLLLAYEESRSVVDYIVMTFGRDGLLQTLNLMRQGYETDEAIREALSVSLTDLERQWHLHLRKTGTWLLYIAVHIYEILFFMAALLTVYGFFRLTLKKQRYQDDDDDEDENDDLSQEEILPAEESR
- a CDS encoding sirohydrochlorin cobaltochelatase, which encodes MLCNGNERTDDEALVLVGHGTDHPSWSSYMAMNQIFAETVGPGVHVGMVEGDYLSPESVIEKVRAEGFKKVRLAPMMLVAGVHFEEDITGDEDSWQAVLEKAGFSVSVTRKGMGMSQDIVGIFCDHVRAALDVIPDQEELFKS
- a CDS encoding sigma-54-dependent transcriptional regulator — translated: MEKILVVDDESIIRENLERIFIEERYAVDSVATGREALAVLEGDDADVLLLDLNLPDTNGLEVLQRAKELDPELMVIIITGYASVDSAVKALKLGAYDYIKKPFKADVIKLIVRLAFEAQRLKKKVGNLERQIRKIPSQPHIIAESDQMRHILTQVTEVARHDGATVLITGESGTGKQVVAQSVHQLSPRQKKPFLEINCAALPDNLLESELFGYEKGAFTDARQRKKGLFETAEGGTVFLDEIGEMPLNLQAKLLGVLENKRFRRLGGYKDVESDVRIVAATNIDPKKAIEEKRFREDLYYRLNVFPIHIPPLRERPDDVLALAHLFLLKYARQFGKSFKEITSPAGKYLRQYAWPGNVRELRNVLERICIMHNEPALRVSHLPPEIVSFENSDAFIEIPEDVLDIEAVVDEVTCQLIHRAMKKADGNTASAARLLGIPRGTLRYKLKKYKIDAR
- a CDS encoding sirohydrochlorin cobaltochelatase; the protein is MNTPIVMAAFGTTTRALETYKFMDAVFRERFPEADIRWAYSSRMVRDWIKVRRDIDLRHPHEVLNDLIGEGHGWAVVQSLHMMCGHEFSRLIEEVRGAKFGHPWACPCWPLPEITSGLPTFSVTAMSGQTTRPWSWSATGPTIPHGRATWP